A section of the Schistosoma haematobium chromosome ZW, whole genome shotgun sequence genome encodes:
- a CDS encoding hypothetical protein (EggNog:ENOG4101MYP), with amino-acid sequence MIFHSISYGLRHFLIDHQSLCFDNSYEKLRTDYENSITRDGVQLSCVLTDCVPQRSSNNVIHSCSVGSDGAKHISPIGNGVDDHDDDDDDDGYDDYDIDYDDDDDDDDEEDKLHLDANKQSRRLNSQLLRGYYDRRNRDHPNYRHERCRKQKYGNGYRVSCRRIRRPVRRQ; translated from the exons ATGATATTTCATAGTATTTCGTATGGCTTACGACATTTTCTGATTGATCATCAAAGCTTGTGTTTCGACAATAGTTATGAAAAATTGAGGACGGATTATGAAAATTCAATCACAAGAG ATGGAGTTCAATTGAGCTGTGTACTTACAGATTGCGTTCCTCAACGTTCCTCTAATAATGTGATTCATTCTTGTTCTGTAGGTTCAGACGGCGCTAAGCACATCTCCCCGATCGGTAATGGGGTggatgatcatgatgatgatgatgacgatgatggtTATGACGACTACGACATCGactatgacgacgacgacgatgatgatgacgaaGAAGATAAGTTGCACTTGGATGCTAACAAACAATCACGCCGTTTAAACTCACAACTGCTCCGTGGATACTATGATCGTCGCAATCGTGACCATCCGAACTACCGACATGAGCGTTGTCGCAAACAAAAATACGGAAATGGCTATCGAGTTTCGTGTCGACGAATTCGTCGTCCAGTTCGTAGACAATAA